One window of the Chryseobacterium camelliae genome contains the following:
- a CDS encoding glycosyltransferase family 4 protein: MKICYLTWGETPRSYGVFGSQVLGQFVANTNEIKDGSFYFISGVPIIHSGHIREKGAYKEQVEKVKQILGTIKFIKTPIFALQPVVYMHRFLFKFLFYGAESYLLKHLRSLKPNIVHCRGYGATYLALKIKKKYHFDYKVIFDARGLFPEEYAFKNKYIRPNKNYLFLKEMEKQLLSEADVTIVVSDTMAESYEKIGVKLIEKIYLSVDTENLAPSLKTLKDEIIYCYLGALTQTTWHTTSDLLKLYTELRKITPNCKLKIITTSSHDAIKEVFKKIPSNEIILTSTKNTIELKAELSDVNFGLLPYRRSSSCFEDAVGYSILGTKTVEFTAMGIPVIVNEECGGASVLTKKYDLGFTYNPKTFKELTFDNINRYINDGKEMRRSGIAKDLFDYKKNAERYKELYQRLAEV, from the coding sequence ATGAAAATATGCTATTTAACTTGGGGAGAAACACCCCGATCGTATGGTGTTTTTGGATCACAAGTTTTAGGTCAGTTTGTAGCAAATACAAATGAAATAAAGGACGGCAGTTTTTATTTTATCTCAGGTGTACCGATTATACATAGTGGACACATTCGAGAAAAAGGTGCCTATAAAGAACAAGTTGAAAAAGTTAAACAAATATTAGGAACAATAAAATTTATAAAAACGCCAATTTTTGCATTACAACCTGTTGTATATATGCATAGATTTCTATTTAAGTTTTTATTTTATGGAGCAGAATCATATCTTTTGAAACATTTGAGATCTTTAAAACCAAATATTGTTCATTGCAGAGGTTATGGTGCAACATATTTGGCTTTAAAAATTAAAAAGAAATATCATTTTGATTATAAAGTAATATTTGATGCAAGGGGACTTTTTCCAGAAGAATATGCATTTAAGAATAAATATATCAGACCAAATAAAAATTATTTATTTTTAAAAGAAATGGAAAAACAACTTCTATCAGAAGCGGATGTTACAATTGTTGTGTCAGATACTATGGCTGAATCATACGAAAAAATTGGAGTTAAATTAATAGAAAAGATTTATTTAAGCGTAGATACAGAAAATCTGGCACCTAGTTTAAAGACCTTAAAAGATGAAATAATATATTGTTATCTTGGTGCATTAACTCAAACAACATGGCATACAACAAGTGACCTGTTGAAGTTGTATACAGAATTAAGAAAAATAACACCAAATTGTAAATTGAAAATTATAACCACATCTTCACATGATGCAATAAAAGAAGTTTTTAAGAAAATTCCTAGTAATGAAATTATCCTAACTTCAACAAAAAATACCATAGAATTGAAAGCAGAACTGTCTGATGTTAATTTCGGATTGCTACCTTATCGTAGATCAAGCTCATGTTTTGAAGATGCGGTTGGTTATAGTATTTTAGGAACTAAGACTGTTGAATTTACTGCAATGGGTATTCCTGTCATAGTAAATGAAGAATGTGGTGGAGCATCTGTTTTAACCAAAAAATATGATCTCGGTTTTACCTATAATCCCAAGACATTTAAAGAGCTTACTTTTGATAATATTAATAGATATATAAATGATGGAAAGGAAATGAGACGTAGTGGTATTGCAAAAGATTTATTTGATTACAAAAAAAATGCTGAGAGATATAAAGAATTATATCAAAGATTAGCCGAAGTATAA
- a CDS encoding glycosyltransferase produces MSIPIVKILVATYNGEKYIEEQIASILNQRDVNIDIVVSDDNSKDRTVDILHEKYPQISIVKNDPGNGSAAKNFLKMVSELNCNENFDFVAFSDQDDIWLADKMKAAIDSLVRGDADLYCSNLTKWNLSTNTFSNLKKDFPQKKFDYLFEGGSAGCTYVFTKKFALELKDFVSKIEFADWHGFSHDWLVYFFARSRKFKVVIDGNSYIHYRLHDNNVHGHLNKLSFSTFKEKSIQVLKGYYQRHANYNIQYLQPDSEDFKIYSKFLGTYFQRNSVIWKYNTSLMRDNKKFLIFAVLNLLKLK; encoded by the coding sequence ATGAGTATACCAATAGTAAAAATTCTTGTTGCAACTTACAATGGGGAGAAATATATTGAAGAACAAATAGCCTCTATTCTAAATCAAAGAGATGTGAATATTGATATTGTTGTAAGTGATGATAATAGCAAGGATAGAACTGTAGATATTTTACATGAAAAATATCCTCAAATTTCAATTGTAAAAAATGATCCTGGTAATGGTTCTGCAGCAAAAAATTTTCTCAAGATGGTTTCAGAACTTAACTGTAACGAAAATTTTGATTTTGTTGCTTTTTCTGATCAGGATGATATTTGGTTAGCAGATAAAATGAAAGCCGCAATAGATTCGCTAGTCAGAGGAGACGCAGATCTATATTGTTCGAACCTAACAAAATGGAATTTATCGACCAATACTTTTAGCAATCTAAAAAAAGACTTTCCACAGAAAAAATTTGATTATTTATTTGAGGGAGGAAGTGCCGGATGCACCTATGTTTTTACAAAAAAGTTTGCACTGGAATTAAAAGATTTTGTCAGCAAAATCGAATTTGCTGATTGGCATGGATTTTCTCATGACTGGCTTGTGTATTTTTTTGCTCGATCAAGAAAGTTCAAAGTGGTAATTGATGGAAATTCATACATTCATTATCGTCTGCATGATAACAATGTACATGGTCACTTAAATAAATTATCTTTTTCTACCTTTAAAGAAAAGTCAATACAGGTTTTGAAAGGATATTATCAGAGACACGCTAATTATAATATACAATACCTTCAGCCTGATTCCGAAGATTTTAAAATTTATTCTAAATTTTTAGGAACCTATTTTCAAAGAAATAGTGTCATTTGGAAATATAATACTTCCTTAATGAGAGATAATAAAAAATTTCTGATTTTTGCAGTACTTAATTTACTAAAGTTAAAATAG
- a CDS encoding sugar transferase, giving the protein MYKKFIKRLLDVILSLLGLLLLSPIFILVTIGLYISNNGKPFFLQARPGLNEKIFKIIKFRTMNDKKDEKGNLLSDAERLTSIGAFVRKTSLDEIPQLINVLKGDMSVVGPRPLLPDYLPFYSDFQKKRHQVKSGITGWAQVNGRNAISWEQKFEYDVWYVNNVSFSIDLKILFLTIKKIIFPDGITADGHATMPRFDKLDQKK; this is encoded by the coding sequence ATGTACAAAAAGTTTATAAAAAGATTATTAGATGTAATTTTGTCATTGTTGGGTTTATTGCTTTTAAGTCCTATTTTTATATTAGTTACAATAGGTTTATATATCTCCAATAATGGTAAACCTTTCTTTTTGCAGGCTCGTCCGGGATTGAATGAAAAAATTTTTAAGATCATTAAATTTAGGACAATGAATGATAAAAAAGATGAAAAGGGAAATTTGCTTTCTGATGCTGAAAGGTTAACATCGATCGGAGCTTTTGTTCGAAAAACTTCTTTAGACGAAATTCCACAATTAATAAACGTGTTGAAAGGTGATATGTCTGTTGTGGGGCCAAGACCTTTGCTGCCGGATTATTTGCCGTTTTATTCGGATTTTCAGAAAAAGAGACATCAGGTTAAATCAGGAATTACAGGTTGGGCACAGGTAAATGGGAGAAACGCAATAAGTTGGGAACAGAAATTTGAATATGACGTATGGTATGTTAATAATGTGTCTTTTTCCATAGATTTAAAAATATTATTTTTAACAATAAAAAAAATAATATTTCCTGACGGAATTACCGCAGATGGTCACGCCACAATGCCTAGATTTGACAAACTTGATCAAAAAAAGTAA